A stretch of Sebastes fasciatus isolate fSebFas1 chromosome 19, fSebFas1.pri, whole genome shotgun sequence DNA encodes these proteins:
- the prpf4 gene encoding U4/U6 small nuclear ribonucleoprotein Prp4: MTMSDDEDSAPAVKRTRVYYGSLEEKERERLNSETTKGSDAVKAGIAAGNINISSGETLDLEERGSERQHEALAAFERRRRARQITVSTDDAEVKAGLRALGEPITLFGEGPADRRERLRSVLSVVGPDALKKSRRDEERAKRSQDECQQTWYHEGSAYLKDARLWLAKYSLPRAMRRLEAARAQREVAEATRAIRQQELHKSLRNLNNFCSQIGDDRPISFCHFSPDSKMLATASWSGLCKLWSVPDCNLIRTLRGHNTHVGSVVFRPQAGVTLDSSDVSLASCAADGSVKLWNLESDEPVADIEGHSERVSRVSWHPSGRFLGTTSYDNSWRLWDLEVREEILHQEGHSKGVHDINFHPDGSLAATGGLDSFGRVWDLRTGRCVVFLEGHLKEIYSVHFSPNGYHLATGSGDNTCKVWELRNRKCLYTVPAHQNLVSAVRFQPTDGQFLITGAYDNMAKVWSHPGWTPLKTLAGHEGKVMGVDVSPDGKLIASCSYDRTFKLWLSE, encoded by the exons ATGACAATGTCAGACGACGAGGATTCGGCTCCGGCCGTGAAGAGGACTCGTGTTTACTACGGAAGCCTGGAGGAAAAAGAGCGCGAGCGTCTGAACTCAGAGACGACAAAAGGAAGCGATGCGGTGAAGGCGGGGATCGCGGCGGGAAACATCAACATCTCGTCAG GAGAGACTCTGGACCTGGAGGAGCGGGGTAGCGAGCGGCAGCATGAAGCACTCGCCGCCTTCGAGCGGCGGCGGCGAGCGCGACAGATCACCGTCTCCACCGATGACGCTGAGGTGAAGGCCGGCCTCCGAGCGCTCGGAGAGCCAATCACGTTGTTCGGAGAGGGACCAGCTGACCGCCGGGAGAG ACTGCGAAGTGTTCTGTCGGTCGTCGGTCCCGACGCTCTGAAAAAGTCCAggagggatgaagagagagcCAAGAGGTCACAGGACgag TGCCAGCAGACGTGGTACCACGAAGGCTCCGCCTACCTGAAGGACGCTCGCCTCTGGTTGGCCAAATACTCTCTGCCACG GGCGATGAGGCGTTTGGAGGCTGCACGCGCCCAGAGGGAGGTTGCCGAGGCGACCAGAGCGATCCGGCAACAAGAGCTGCACAAGAGCCTGAGG AATCTCAACAACTTCTGCAGTCAGATCGGAGACGATCGACCAATCAGCTTCTGCCACTTCAGCCCCGACTCCAAGATGCTGGCCACGGCCTCCTG GAGCGGCCTGTGTAAGCTGTGGTCCGTCCCCGACTGCAACCTGATTCGTACCCTCAGAG gACATAACACCCACGTGGGCTCGGTCGTCTTCCGCCCGCAGGCGGGAGTCACTCTCGACTCATCGGACGTCAGCTTGGCCTCGTGTGCTGCCGACGGGTCCGTGAAGCTGTGGAACCTAGAGAG CGACGAGCCGGTGGCAGACATCGAAGGTCACAGCGAGCGAGTGTCCCGAGTGTCCTGGCATCCTTCTGGGAGGTTTCTGGGAACAACCAG TTATGATAACTCGTGGCGTCTGTGGGATCTGGAGGTTCGGGAGGAAATCCTCCATCAGGAAGGTCACAGTAAAGGAGTCCACGACATCAACTTCCACCCCGATGGATCCCTGGCTGCTACTGG AGGACTGGATTCGTTTGGCAGGGTGTGGGACCTTCGGACTGGACGCTGCGTTGTTTTCCTGGAGGGACACCTGAAGGAGATCTACAGCGTGCACTTCTCCCCCAACGG GTATCACCTGGCGACAGGGAGCGGTGATAACACCTGTAAGGTCTGGGAGctgagaaacaggaagtgtctATACACAGTCCCCGCCCACCAGAACCTAGTGTCTGCTGTCCGCTTCCAAC CCACAGACGGTCAATTCCTGATTACCGGAGCTTATGACAACATGGCGAAGGTTTGGAGTCACCCGGGCTGGACGCCGCTGAAGACGCTCGCCGGACACGAGGGGAAG GTGATGGGCGTCGACGTGTCACCTGACGGGAAACTGATCGCCTCCTGCTCCTACGACCGGACCTTCAAACTCTGGCTGTCAgagtga